The sequence below is a genomic window from Plasmodium relictum strain SGS1 genome assembly, contig: PRELSG_99_v1_23, whole genome shotgun sequence.
ATCTCTCCATAAAAATTCATTcccctaaaaaaaaataaaaaagaagatataacATAATCATAATCGAGATgtgtcaaaaaaaaaaaaaaaatagtaataagaTACACTAAGTTGGTCAAGGTTCTAGTAACTTAACTTATTGCATGCAGTGTACCCCTAGATAAAGGAATAATTAAGttataaataattgtttAGTACTATGAAATTAACTAcgaacatatatatataagttttattaaGGCAAACCTCAAACTGTACATTAAGGGCaatgaatttattcattgatcattgataaagaaatatattaaccttttttaatataaaattatattactagttaggtaaataaaaatcaacCATGAACTGACgctagttataaaaaaaaaaatacgtaTATATATTGctatattttgtttattttacttttatatatctttgtaatttaaaaaaaaaattttaattttttttttttttNNNNNNNNNNNNNNNNNNNNNNNNNNNNNNNNNNNNNNNNNNNNNNNNNNNNNNNNNGTAAAATTTTTGAaagattattaatttttaattaaaatataaaaattaatgtacaAAAAGTGTAATGTTTATGTAGTATTTGAttcttatattttgaaataatattaaatgacTTAAAGTTTAATTTGTGTTACTGTTATAACTTAACTATGTGCGTGCTTTtagttaaaattatatactttgtaaataaaaatacatttatataaataaaaaatatgttagTTAAGCAATACACAATaatataattcaaattaaattccatataaaataaatattactatatatatataatatattatttttttttttataaaaataatctttCTTCGTAatttacatataaatatttgtttaaaaaaaaaaagaaaatttatatatgcaaataaataagaaatgcatcaataatatattttttatatatattttgttaataacacgtaatgaaaaaaaagtaaattccATATATtcaaattcatttaaaaaaatagtaaaaccAATCTGTATAAATTTAAGAATAAGTCTTCTTGTTCTTGCAAATGTATATATTCAGCTATTATATgctttatttaatttcttgTAACTCAATTTACCAATTATCTTTAAACTAATTCTACTAATTAGAAATAagatttctattttttaatttttccatAGATTCATCTatcaaaaatttaaaatgagAAATAAATACATGCAACTCCCTTTTCTGAATTCCAGAAAATTTGTGTCCACTTTCTTGAATTTCATTATCTATAACAcccttaatatatttttttgtaaatattttatctatatttttttctccttTATCAACACGTTCTTTTATATCAtcatctaatttttttaaacttctattaataatattgcTAGAAGCATTTGCTAATTGAGAATTCTTCCATACGGATTTAAATTTATCTCTGTTCAAATATAATCCTCCTCCTATTAAACCAGCTGCTATAAGAACAGCTTCTACTGTAGCTATAGAAgcaattataattttttttttctttcctcTTTTCTTTATAGATGTATCAATCATATccatttccttttttaaaatttgatCATTCACAGAGCAGAAACATGGTGCCAGTAAGTTGATAGcaaataaaatattgaatAAATAGAATATCTTTGAAATCTtcattttcaataaaaaaatagcataacttataaaataataacgTATATgtgaattaaaagaaaatatccttactttttaaatatgaattttataaaaaataatttatatttttaaattttttaaataattttttaaatattttattattttataaatttaattatattttatttattttaattatttattttcctatttaattgaaattcattttatttttttattttttgcatgcaattttaagaaaaaaaaaagatattatatttttattcaataataaaaa
It includes:
- the ETRAMP gene encoding early transcribed membrane protein; this encodes MKISKIFYLFNILFAINLLAPCFCSVNDQILKKEMDMIDTSIKKRGKKKKIIIASIATVEAVLIAAGLIGGGLYLNRDKFKSVWKNSQLANASSNIINRSLKKLDDDIKERVDKGEKNIDKIFTKKYIKGVIDNEIQESGHKFSGIQKRELHVFISHFKFLIDESMEKLKNRNLISN